From Novipirellula galeiformis, the proteins below share one genomic window:
- a CDS encoding anthranilate synthase component I family protein, producing MTRSTTSLPVIRRLPDDFSIERVFSHFASRAGCLWFDSVPTAPFAASAADDAAIDLPSARYSFLMSDPLRTLVAEVGDPDPWPLLEKWFRDMPSAVVPGLPPMQGGIAGLIGYEAATWLERVGVSRQNELPTPAISLGLYDWTIATDHHLGQSWLISQGFSVDADAPSPADRLQRANDRADQVESQIRLALERAPESTVARPSEARSDRNQVTSNFSSEGFREVIAEVVQRIRDGDSFQVNLAQRLLHPAVLSSAALYRRLREANPAPYSVYYHGDGFDVLSSSPELFLQLDHHKVQTRPIKGTVPRTGDHDQDQRLAESLQQSLKDRAENIMIVDLMRNDLSRVCTDESVQVRQLCQVERYQCVQHLVSIVEGELRDGCSIIDLLKACFPGGSVTGAPKIEAMRTIAELEPDRRGPYCGSMGYISCSGQAEFNILIRTITATRGQWQLHVGGGITARSNPLSEEAETWAKAEGILRALPAPNHGQETV from the coding sequence ATGACCCGCTCGACCACCTCGCTTCCCGTGATCCGACGCTTACCCGACGATTTTTCGATCGAGCGAGTTTTTTCACATTTTGCTAGCCGTGCGGGGTGCTTGTGGTTTGATTCGGTTCCCACCGCTCCCTTTGCGGCGTCGGCCGCAGACGACGCTGCTATCGATCTGCCGTCGGCCCGTTATTCCTTTCTGATGTCGGACCCGCTTCGCACCTTGGTCGCGGAGGTGGGCGACCCCGATCCTTGGCCCCTCTTGGAAAAGTGGTTTCGTGACATGCCCTCCGCGGTCGTTCCGGGGTTGCCACCGATGCAGGGGGGAATCGCGGGTTTGATTGGATACGAAGCGGCGACGTGGCTCGAGCGTGTGGGCGTGTCTCGGCAAAACGAGCTTCCCACGCCCGCGATCTCGCTGGGGCTCTATGACTGGACGATTGCGACGGATCACCACCTGGGGCAATCGTGGTTGATCTCTCAAGGGTTTTCGGTCGATGCAGACGCTCCATCCCCAGCGGATCGGTTGCAGCGAGCGAACGATCGCGCCGATCAAGTCGAGTCGCAAATCCGTCTCGCTTTGGAGAGGGCTCCGGAGTCCACCGTTGCGCGGCCCAGTGAAGCTCGCAGCGATCGGAATCAGGTCACCAGTAATTTTAGCAGCGAAGGTTTTCGCGAAGTGATTGCCGAAGTGGTTCAGCGGATTCGTGATGGAGACTCATTCCAGGTGAATTTGGCTCAGCGGTTGTTGCATCCCGCTGTGCTTTCATCGGCTGCGCTTTACCGTCGGCTCCGCGAAGCCAATCCTGCGCCGTACAGCGTTTATTATCACGGCGATGGATTTGACGTATTGAGCAGTTCGCCCGAGTTATTTTTGCAGCTCGATCATCACAAGGTGCAAACGCGACCGATCAAGGGAACGGTGCCGCGAACCGGTGATCACGATCAGGATCAAAGGCTTGCCGAGTCGCTGCAGCAGAGTCTCAAGGATCGCGCCGAAAACATCATGATTGTCGATTTGATGCGAAACGATCTGTCACGGGTCTGCACCGACGAGAGTGTTCAAGTGCGCCAATTGTGCCAAGTGGAACGCTATCAGTGCGTCCAGCATTTGGTTTCGATTGTGGAAGGCGAACTGCGAGACGGGTGCAGCATCATCGACTTGCTCAAGGCCTGTTTTCCGGGGGGCAGCGTGACGGGGGCTCCCAAGATCGAAGCGATGCGGACGATTGCGGAATTGGAGCCCGATCGTCGAGGCCCCTATTGCGGTTCGATGGGGTACATCAGTTGTTCGGGACAAGCGGAATTCAATATCTTGATTCGCACGATCACGGCCACACGAGGGCAATGGCAACTTCACGTCGGTGGCGGCATCACCGCCCGCAGCAACCCGCTCAGCGAAGAGGCCGAGACGTGGGCCAAAGCCGAAGGAATTTTGCGTGCGTTGCCTGCCCCTAATCACGGCCAAGAGACAGTCTAA
- a CDS encoding helix-turn-helix domain-containing protein: MPKGSIKISQTRKELGLSQLELAVQAGIAVRTLQFAEAGKQRLSAKMLRRIAEALDLPYEEVIQESAPTDDQFDAWPWSLSQFIQSKTVPSQQAFCEDDEDVRNVIQRMRESWGVHLECSAPSNYDEIFRAGNQKLNEQYFRYEDRYLSLWQRHPQTLIVSASEGVRNGASVVLPVTDSAYEQLRDGEISFMDIGPDDILDESQNLVLDTAVEFSETRGPAWYKVTDSLSYAVFCQIAMLAKDPLAEDFRMLSFGASSTNMRRQKSIGFLYSTKVMPEYDFPICEFAQEYDGGSDETYTRVSTTTHYAHLFHRVVGSQFRSATRRRVIARTLSAFQRVVKPIKYDAGRDGVRSVA; encoded by the coding sequence ATGCCAAAAGGTAGTATCAAGATTAGCCAGACCCGCAAGGAGCTAGGCCTTTCGCAGCTCGAACTTGCCGTCCAGGCTGGCATTGCCGTTCGGACTCTGCAATTTGCCGAAGCGGGCAAACAGCGGTTGTCAGCAAAGATGCTTCGCCGCATCGCCGAAGCCCTGGACCTCCCTTACGAAGAAGTCATTCAGGAAAGCGCTCCGACCGACGACCAATTTGACGCCTGGCCATGGTCGTTGTCGCAGTTCATCCAAAGCAAGACGGTTCCTAGCCAACAAGCTTTCTGTGAAGACGACGAAGACGTCCGCAACGTCATCCAACGGATGCGAGAGAGTTGGGGCGTTCATCTGGAGTGTTCGGCGCCCAGCAACTATGACGAAATTTTCCGAGCCGGAAACCAAAAGCTAAACGAACAATACTTTCGCTACGAAGACCGCTACCTCTCGCTTTGGCAACGGCATCCGCAAACCTTGATCGTGTCCGCCTCCGAAGGAGTGCGAAATGGGGCCAGTGTTGTTTTGCCCGTAACCGATTCCGCATACGAACAGTTACGTGATGGCGAAATCTCGTTCATGGATATTGGTCCCGACGATATCCTCGATGAAAGCCAAAACTTGGTGCTCGACACGGCCGTCGAATTCTCGGAAACCCGTGGGCCGGCTTGGTACAAAGTGACTGACAGTCTCAGTTATGCAGTGTTCTGTCAGATCGCGATGCTTGCCAAAGATCCGCTGGCCGAAGATTTCCGAATGCTCTCGTTCGGTGCCAGCTCGACCAACATGCGACGCCAGAAATCGATTGGATTCTTATACTCCACCAAGGTGATGCCCGAGTATGATTTTCCCATCTGTGAATTCGCCCAGGAGTACGATGGCGGCTCGGACGAAACCTACACGCGGGTTTCCACCACGACTCACTACGCGCACTTGTTTCATCGCGTGGTTGGCTCGCAATTCCGCTCGGCGACACGCCGCCGCGTGATCGCCAGAACACTGAGCGCATTCCAACGCGTCGTCAAGCCGATCAAATACGATGCGGGACGGGATGGGGTCCGCTCGGTGGCGTAA